Within Sulfurospirillum arsenophilum NBRC 109478, the genomic segment CTATCGAGTAATGCCGTTTTGAAACGATATGTTTAACTATTTTTACGTTTTTGCTCTAGGAAAGCACCTAACGCTTCTAAAACGATTTGAGGCTTCTCTTCAGGAACAAAATGACCGCAATCAGGAATCCCAAAACCATTGACATCTTCTGCCAAATCTTTCCATCCTTGGAGAATATCCCACAGTTTTCCCACAACACCATTTGCACCCCACAAGACTAAAAGCGGTGTTTTGATCTTTGTTGATCGATCAACGATGTCATGCTCAAGGTCAATGCTCGCAGCCGCCCTATAATCTTCGCTAATCCCATGCACCGTCGCAGGATCAGAATAGCATCTAATGTAATCTTGTAAAACATCTTCAGGGAAGTTTTTAAGCGCTTCAGGTGACGCTTTTTTCAGTAAATTATTGCGAATAAAATAATCAGGATCAGCGCCTAAAAATCGCTCAGGAAAATCGAAAGGCTGAATGTAAAAAAACCAGTGCCAATACTTCGTCGCAAACTCACTGTTGGTTCGCTCATACATATCGTAGGTTGGTAAAATGTCCATCATGGTACAGGTCAACACTTTTTCGGGATGATCCAGCATCAAGCGATGGCACACCCTAGCCCCGCGGTCATGCCCCACGATGTGATACTCACTAAAGCCTAAATGCTCCATCACTTTCACTTGATCCAGTGCCATCACACGTTTGGAGTAGTTCGAGTGATCGGGTAAGCCTTTAGGTTTTGAACTATCACCGTACCCTCGAAGGTCGGTTATAACAACCGTGTAACGTTTGGCAAGCTTGGGAGCGATATCTCGCCAGATAAGATAGTTCTCAGGATGCCCATGTAACAGTAAAATGACCTCTTTGCCTTCTCCTCCAACAAGCGTATTGATCGACACATCGCCCGTATCAATCAGCATACGCTCAAACCCTTGAAAATAATCCGTTATAGCCATGACATTCTCTCCCCAATGTTAAGATACGAGCGTTTTTGTTTCCATCTGTTTTTTAATCAACGATTTAATGCCACCATTTTCAATAATATGCATTATATACTCAGACATTGGCTCAGCTTGTGCAATTTTGCCAGTCTCATCGAAAATTTCGCCACTTAAAAGATCAATCTGTACGGTAGAACCCGATGTTACACGTTTTGAAATGTTAGGGCACACCAGAACGGGTAGTCCTAAATTGATGGCATTGCGGTAAAAAATACGCGCAAACGACTCTGCGATAATCACACCAATGCCAACCGCTTTGAGTGTAATGGCAGCATGTTCACGACTAGAACCACACCCAAAGTTGGTTCCAGCGATGATAAAATCGCCTTTTTTAACTTTACATGTAAACTCAGGGTCAGCCCCAAACATCGCATACTTGGCGACATCTTCAACGTCGGTTAGCTCTACAAAACGACCTGGGTAAATCTGGTCAGTATCGACATTATTGCCAAAGGCAAAGGTATTGCCCGTTAATAATTTTTGCATTTTTTATCCTTTACATGTAAAGTGTAGGGTCAACGATTTCACCCATTAAAGCTGCTGCGGCAACCGCTGCGGGAGAACCTAAAAAGATCTCCGCTTTGGTATCGCCCATGCGACCGGGGAAGTTACGATTGGTCGTTGTGATGCAGGTCTCACCAGAAGCTAACATTCCTTCATGGGTTCCTAAACAAGCCGCACATCCAGGTGTCACAAAGGTAGCTCCCGCTTCAACAAGTGTTTGCACATACCCTTTTTCCATTGATTCAAGAAGTACCCCTTTTGAGGCAGGCACAATAACAAAACGTGTACGAGACGCAACCTTTTTTCCTTTTAAAATATGCGCTGCAATGCCAATGTCCTCCGCTCGTCCACCCGTACATGACCCAAGATACGCTTGGTCAATGTGACGACCGATGAACTCGGAGATATCATAGACATTATCCACACTCGAAGGAGCCGCCAATTGCGGGGTGAGTTTTGTGACATCAAAGCTGATTTCATCGGCATACACAAAATCCGCATCAGTATGGTAAATCTCATAAGGGCGTGCCATCTTTTCTTTCAAAAATGCTTTTGTGATGTCATCAGGCTGAATGTAGCTCGTTTTAGCGCCCATTTCGGTACTCATGTTACACAGTGCCATGCGTTCTGAAACACTGAGGTGTTGCAAAGTAGAGCCTGAAAACTCTACGGCTTTATACACCGCATAGTCTGCCCCCAAAGCACCAATGGCGTGTAAAATCATATCTTTTGCATACACACCATGCGGAAGTTTGCCTTCAAAATTGATCTTGACAATCTCAGGTACTCTAAACCAAAGCTTTCCGGTAGCAAGGATGATCGCAAGGTCTGTTGCCCCTACTCCCGTTCCAAATGCCCCAAAAGCGCCATGTGTTGTCGTATGAGAGTCGGTGATGACGACGATCTCTCCAGGGTACGACAAGCCTTTATCGACAAGGACTTGATGGCACACCCCTTGGTCTATGTCCATCAAAAGATCAATGCCTTGATCCCAACAAAATTCTCGAAACTGCTTCTGATTTTGCGCTTGCATGATCGTTGAAGCGGGTGCGTAATGATCTAAAAACATGATCACACGGCTTGGATCATGCACTTTAACGCCACCCATCTCATGAAAGGAGCGAATCGTTTGTAAATACAGATCGTTAATGCCTGCCATATCGACTTCACAGTTGATAATCTCACCCGCTTTGACAGACGTCTTACCTGCTTTTTTGGCCAATAGCTTCTCAATTGCGTGCATGATGCCTCTCCTCTTTTTCAGTTACTTTCAAATCTCTTTTGGTTATTGTATTGCAACTAGTTATCTAAAAGCAAATAATACATAATCATATACAATATAAAGGAGAGCAATATGGATTCGTCTTTACTCAAGATTTTCGTTGCGGTTTCCAAGCATCAAAGCATCTCACTGGCTGCGCAAGAGCTCTATTTTACGCAATCCAATGTCACACTTCGCATCAAACAACTTGAAAAAAAACTGGGTTACCCTCTTTTTCACCGTGTTCCAAAAGGTGTTATTTTGACGTATGAGGGCGAAAAACTCTACCCTTATGCGCTTGATATTGTTACCAAAGTGGAAGAAACCATTTTAAAAATGAAAAATATTTCGGAGCAGACGCTTTTACGCATTGGAACAAGCCAAGCCAATGCCATTATTCGCCTCTTACCGTTTATCGAAAAGCTCTCAGTTGACTTCCCCACAACACAGATCGAACTCTTTGCCAATGGAACACCCCAAGTCATTGACGCTCTTTTGGAGTACAAAGTCGATATTGCGTTCGTAACAGGCGATCCAAAGCATAAAGACATCGTCGTCTTAAATGAATTTAGCGATGACCTCTACATGGTTGAGTCCAAACATAAAGTCAGCAAAAACTGCATTATAGGCTATCGCGAAAAGAGTACGCATTTGAATTTCTTTAAGCAGTATTGGGAAGCGTTGGGAAACACGGAGTACACAACGATCATTTTAGAGAATTATGAAGTGATGTTAGGCTGTGTCAAAGCAGGGATGGGAAGAGCTTTTTTGTCAAAAATTATCGTCGATAAATACCATTATACCGATGATCTCATCTTAACCAAACTCCAACCAAATGAGTGCAATTTAGAGACCCATTTAGTGTGCAGAAAGGACTCAGTTCCTTTCATAGGGGATTATTTAAAGCAGATGCAATTGCATTAGGTTGTGCCTACATGTAACGTGAGGGCATCTAACACTTCATCTATTTTTCAAAAATAGCATTCGTAATTTGTACGGTTGAGATAGCATTTTTAGGAGAACCGTCTATGAGCTTATCGGAGTACGTCAAATAAACAAGCGTATTACGTTTCGCATCGTAAAAGCGAACCACCTGCATATGCTTGAACAATAACGATGTTGACTCTTTAAAAACGCGTTCGCCATCACTCTTTTTAGATTGAATATCTTGAGGAAGACTAATAACGCCAGTTTGCCTACATGCAATAGACGCATCCGCAGTATCTTCCGCAATGCCAAAAGAGCCTTTGACTCCTCCTGTCTTTGCACGCGAAAGATGACACGAAACACCAGGTACTTTAGGATCATCAAACGCTTCAATCACAATCTTATGATTAGCCCCTAATAAAACAAAAGCGGTATTGACTGAGCCAATTTCTTCTGCGAAGGCAGATGAAACAAAGCACAATAGTGCGATTGCAGAACGGTACAACTTTTTCTTATTATCAATCATAAATCTACCTTTGGCATAATAATTTCACTCAATTATATCTTTTGTTGTTTAACGGATAATCCGGTAGGTTCTTTTTGGATAAATGAGGAGGCATGCTCCTTTTTATACTTTACATGTAAAAGTTTCAAATGAATTTTTATGTTCATTTTTCATCTTTACATGTAAAGATATTTATTTGCAAAATTGCATTTGTTTATTGAATTGACATAAAGTAGCCTGTCCCCTTTATCCTCTTCTTTTTAATTATTTGACACAAAAATATTACGAGTCCATTGGCTAAAAAGTTTTTCGTATAAACGTTCTGGCGAACCTGGGGACAATGGCATACCATTAAGTGTACTTGGACAATCCTTGGCAGAAAGACGAGTGGTTTTTAAAAGCTTCTGCTCTTTTGTTGAATATAATGAGATAACTACGGATGCTTCATCCATATAATGTTTAGAGCAACTTATACCCAACGGATCAGTCCATGTTTCTACACGAGAATAGATGACATAATCACTATTATTTAACGTAGCATTTTCGAGAGCTTCTTTTTCAGATAGAACTTTGTTTTCTAAAATAACATGAGGATTTCCCCATTTTAACTGGTCAAATGCTATATTTATGGCAGATAGCCCACTGCCTATGGATACTTCTTCGCCATATACTGAGGAAAAAAGGGTCTTTTTCATTCCATCCCCACCATTAACTAAATAAATAGAACTTTCTTTGGTTAATAATTGACTCTTATCTAAGTCAGTTCCATTGATATTCCTTACATTGGAATGTAAGGGACCACAGCCTATAAAGACTAGAACCGTCATTATTGTTATAGTCAAACTCGTGAATTTATGTTTCATTTTTTTCCTTTTGGATTGATCTTATCATTATGGTACAAATGTGAGAGTAGCACCTATTCTAGCCGCTTCAGTCGTTAATTCTTGGCTATTTGCCATCCCAATAACACAGACAGAAATGCCTTTTAGCTCATTATTTTGATACAAACTAAACGTATGTGAGATTAGTGCCTCTAGCTTATCTGGATTGGGACAGTACACACTGACATTTTTGGGTTCAGATTTTATAAATGTTGCAAACTCTTTAGAAAACCCACCATCATTTCCAGCTGTTTTTATAGCACTGATTGCCATGGCATCAGCAAGCGGACCACGCGAAGGTATCATAGAGATATTCATCTCAGGTCCAGGGCATTTAGTCAATGCTGTTTTGACAACATCATTGTTTGAGAGATTTTTACTCGCAACACATGCTTGAAATACCAATGGCACAAGTGCCACTAAAAGCAATTTCATATATTTCATATTTTTCCTTCATTTTTATTTGTCTTTACAATCCCAAATATCTTTATCTGTTCTTTTACGTGTACAGTGTCTACCTGTTTCTCTTCCTATACAGTCAAAAGAATCTGTTTCTTTGATATAAGTACATTTTAGACTTTTATCTTTTGCGTTTGATTCAGTCTCTAAGATGTATTTTTTGTTATACAAAAGACCTTCTTTTTCCATTCGCTCTTTGTCCATATCGTAGATTTCTATGGAGTCAAAGATTTCTTGCATATCTTTTTTAAATTGCAGTTGTATCTCTTCGAATTTATGCTTGCGTAAACTTACATTATCGCTTCCTTCAAACTTCGTTTGATTAAACGTAAAGTAAAAACGGTAGTCTATATCTATGGATTTTTTATTGCCTTGTTTGTCATAATACGGACACAATGTCCAATACGCTTTGCTACCTATACCTTCGGCAATATTTTGAGATTCAACACGTGTTTTGCACTTTAAGCCTGCAACGAAATCTACATAATTTTTATAATAATTCACCCCTCTTTCGAATGTATTGTACATCTGCCCGTTGGTTAATGGCAAAGCCTCATAATACTCATCAAATGTGTCATTAAACTTTTTATCCAAAAGGCTATCCAGTGTTGAAGGTCCTGCTTCTAAAGATTCTACGCTAATACGTATATCTTCTTTCATCATATTTGGAATGGTTCTATCCAAATAGATAACTGCTTTTGGATGGATACTAGAAATTTTAAAAGGCGTTTTTGGGTATGAACTTGGCGTTAATATACCCACAGATGGAGACGTTATCTTTGTATAAGGCTGTAAGGAGATGTACTCTACGTTACTTCTTCGAATACAACCAGACAAACTAATGGCTATTATGAGTGTTAGGGCAAGTATTTTCATTGTCTATACCCACATTGTACACCTTGGTTGGCGTTTGCGTAGTGTTCACAAATATACGAACTATGCGGTGAACCAGAAGTAAAAAGGCTAAGCAAGTTAAGAATATTTGCTTTTTGTGTTAAGTCTGCTTGTTCGTTATTGCCACTATTGCCCCCTAGTCCTTCTCCTACAAAGTCACCAGGTTTGGTATACAGGAAATAGGGACAGGCTACTTTTTCTCTATATGTAAAAGATTTATCTCTTAATTTCATTTAAGTAGCCTATCTCCCTTTATCTCCTTTTGTTTTATATATTCTTGGCAAGCAGGGAGATCCTTATACCGAGCATAATCGCATAGGATATGATTTTTGGGATTTCTATATCGGAATCCATTTTTAAGCATACAAAGTTGTCCTTCTGCAATCTCATTATCTGTTAACCCATGAGTTTGATTGTAACTTTTATTATAACCACACTCTAATAAAGCATGGTAAACATCAGTTGGTGAATACCCCTCTTTTATCCATATTTCATGTGTTTGAGGTGGTGGTGGTTTTCCATGACATCCTACTAATGTAAATATAATAAATATCATACAGATATTTTTTTTTACCATTTTAACTCCTTATTTTGTTTCAGTATACGTTCGAACAGAGACAGGTACTAAGATTTTACCACCCCAAAATTTGACAATGTCTTCTTTATTCGCTTCTCCATATGTATTATGAGACGTTGATTCTTCTCCCATAGCAGCTCTTACCATTTCAATAAGCGTATTACTTCCTTCAGGTATCGTTCCTCCTGTTGATGGGTTTCTTCCGACAATTGTGCCGACAGGATCTGCCGTATGATTTTGGTATTTGATAACACTATTATTTTTTGCATTCAAATCAGTCATTGAGTCTCTGTTTTGTAGATAACTTAGCAATTCATCTGCATTACTTACATTTTGAGCTGGCCCGTAAAAATAAACTTGAGTATTGCTTAGACTACCAACGGCATCAGCGTCTTTTGATTTTAGATACATCGCATTAGTTTCCGTAAGAGTTCCTCGACTGTGTGCACTAAGGACAAGCCCTGTTTGACCATACATATCCATTAAACTTTTGGAATCTTTTGTTGCGTTTGTTGGGGTCATAGTTGTTTCTAAGAAGAACTGATATCCTGCTACTAATAGCTCTGATAAATCATATTCTGCTTTTGGAAAATGTTCAAGATACAAAGGTCCATCATTGGTTTTGTGTTGTAAAGCATATCCTGCACCGGCTAGAGCATCATTGAAAATACCATTATTTGCAACATAAACCTTTCCATCACTACTTTTTTTCAAATTTTGTCTTTCTTCATCAGGAACTTTTAGCATAATAATTTCTCCATTTTCATCTTTAAAAACTTCATATAAAGGTGCTTCTTTAATAAACATTGTATCATAAGCGTTTTCTGGATATTTTGTAATTTCTTTAACATCCTGCTTTATCTGATCTTGCCCATCTTCCGTAAGAAGTCTATGATCTAGAACAGCAGTAACCGAAGTACCCACATTTCCAGAGTAAAGGTCTTTATTGACTTTTGTGGTATCACGGTTAAGTCTGGTAAGGTCATCAGAGTTTTCGGTATCACCGACTTGAACATCACCTTTACCAAGTGTTGCTAAGGTTTTAGAACCACTGTAGCCCATTTGATTGGAGAGTGATAGGGATGAAGAGTTAATCTGTGTATCGCTTTTAGGCGCATCGTTACCTGCAGGAGTTGTGCTTGGTTTGGCATCTTTGGCATTACCATAACCTATGCTTGCTCCTACATTAAAGCTATTGCTAGAGCTAAATTGTGTATTGCTAGAGTTAGCGAAAGTTAAGGTATCGGTTTTGAGTTTGAGTTTTTCATTGTCCTCAAATACGCCTTGCTCATTGGTCTTTCCTGCTGCAATGAGCGCGCCTTTAATGTGCGTATTGCCCTCTACTTCTACATTGACATTTTCACCTGTAAGTGAGCTAAGAACGGTTTGTTTACTTTGGCTTGTTCCAGTATTGGCTCCAAAGCTGGCTCCTGTACTGCCTAAGCCATTACCAATTCTAGCGCCTGCAGTTTTATTGAGCGCATCTTGTGCAGCTTTATATTCTTCTGGCTTAGCGTAATCACTTTGATTTGCCGTGTAATCTTTATCCTTACCCAAAGAAGCACTCACACTGACATTAAATCCCTTGGAGTTAGAAGAGCTACTATCTCTTTGAGACTCAACACTGAGGCCTCCTCCTACTTTAACATTCAAGGTATCGTCTGCTTTAACCGTGGCTCCTTTAAAGGAAGCATCGTTTGTGGTGGTGATGTTTATGTTTTTAGCAAGGAGTTCAGAATTGGTATTGGTGGTGCTATCACTACTTTGATGGCCTTCACCATAACCCAGTGTTGCACCCATGCCACTACCACCACCGTACATGGTCATAGAAAGGGTTCCTGCGAGGTCTTTACTGTCTTGTTTGGAGGTTGACGTATCGATGGAAGACTTTACATGTAAAGTATTTTCAGAAGAAAAATGATGAAAAATCATTGTTGCTTCTTACCCTTACATGTAAAGATTAATATTCATTGGATAAGCGTATATGCTTGTTGCTCTTTACAGTAATCTTCTCCTGAAATGATTTTCCAGCCAACAATGGTTTTCTTTTCATCATTTCTCTTAACTAAGTAGCCCCAAATGCATCCTTTGGGGCGTTCAATAGGATATATGTAGTAATCCTCATCATATATGGCTTCTTTATCTCTCATAGCAGGAAACACAACGCCTCCTATCCTTGCATTATTTTGTCTTTCAAAAACTTCATACGTCGTTGGCCCCATTCGGCAACCTGTATAAAGGAGAGATGTTATAGTCAATATAAGATTAATTATTTTCATTTAGAGTCCTTTGTGTTTGCTATTTAATAAAATCTTCGGCTTTCTTTTTTTCCTGTTCTCGTATATAGTTTATCGTATTAATCTCATTAATATTATTTTGTATAAAAGGTGCTGCTGCTAAAGGAAGAGCAGGAATAAGTAATGCTCCGCTTGCTACATTGACTAGTGTTCCATTATCTTTTAAAACAGTGAGTGTTTGACCATCTATGTTGATATTTTCATAGTTCCAGCTTGATAAAAAATCATGAGGTCCTGCAAAATATGCCAATGTTTTATTAGTAACGCTACCTTCCACAACTGGCATTCCAAAGAGGAGGTTCTCTCCCATTTGTGAGCCACCTGTAGGAGCAATTACTTGCCTAATATCAACTAGTTTGCCATTTTCTATGATTTTTTCAGGGTGACTTCCCTCAACTTTAACCCCATCTCCATTTACACCAACACTTTTCACATTATCAGGTACAGGCTCACCATTTTTCCCCGCATAATCAAAATTCTCTTTGACATACTGCCTCATTTGTAAAGCACCATCACTAGCTATGGACAATGCCGCACCTGTGGTAAATCCATCTTTAAACTCACCACCGCTAATCTCAGAACTTAGCCTTGGAAATAGGGACAGGCTACTTTTTCTCTATATGTAAAAGATTTATCTCTTAATTTCATTTAAGTAGCCTATCTCCCTTTATCTCCTTTTGTTTTATATATTCTTGGCAAGCAGGGAGATCCTTATACCGAGCATAATCGCATGTGATATGATCTTTGGGATTTCTACATCGGAATCCATTTTTAAGCATACAAAGTTCTCCTTCTGCAATCTCATTATGTGTTAATCCATCAGTTTGATTGTAACTTTTATTAAACCCACACTCTAATAAAGCATGGTAAACATCAGCTGATGAATACCCCTCTTTTATCCATGTTTCATGTGTTTGAGGTGATGGTGGTTTTCCATGGCATCCTACTAATGTAAATATAATAAACATCATACAGATATTTTTTTTTATCATTTTAACTCCTTATTTTGTTTCAGTATACGTTCGAACAGGGACAGGTGCTAAGATTTCACCACCCCAAAATTTTTCAATGCCTTTTTGATCAGCCTTTCCATATGTATTATGAGACGTTGATTCTTCTCCCATAGCAGCTCTTACCATTTCAATAAGCGTATTACTTCCTTCAGGTATCGTTCCTCCTGTTGATGGGTTTCTTCCGACAATTGTGCCGACAGGATCTGCCGTATGATTTTGGTATTTGATAACACAAAAATAGGGGTCAGGGCTTGACTTTTAACTTTTTGACTTATCATAGCTTTACATGTAAAAAGATTTTGAATAAAAAAATTGTGCTGGCGATTCATCATTTCCCTTATTTTAATTTTTTCACATACAAATATAACAAAAGTAAAAAGTCAAGCCCTGACCCCTAGACTTTCTTTCACCTCTGGCTATGCGTGGCATGGATTTGTCCTTTTACATGTAAAGATTTTAGAAAAAGTTTATCCAAAAAGTTATTTAAAGTAGCCTGTCCCCTTTATTCTCTAAATTGTGCTTATTTATTGAATTGGCATACAAAAAGTTAAAAGTTTAGCACCGCCCCCTATGCTTTTTTTCTCTTTGATAAAAATAATATGCTTCAATGAAAAGTTGGACTAGTGCTAAGGCTAGTGGAATAATATATATTTTATCTTCATATAATTTATTATCATATCTATCAAAAAGCAAATGTAAAAAACCAATATTATATAAATATTTACAGATTATCACATCGGAAACGGCAGATAAAAATGCAAATAAATATCTAATTATTTTTGTTTTAAATTTATATAATTCGACTATGAAAAAACATATAAAAGCAAAAGAGCACAAATAAAATAATAAAGCATTCAAGTTTACACCACTTGATACAATCGAATATATTTCTCCCTTAAAGACAATGTACTTTATAATAAATAAAAAATAAGATACCAAAAATAGATAATATGCTATTAAAAACATTTGTGCATTTTTAAAGTATTTATAGGTAAACAATAATATAACTACGGGTTGAATAAATTCATATATTATTAATGAAATTATTCCTCCTATCCAAATAAAATTAGTTGCAAAATTATCTAATCCTCCATCGCCAACATTAGGCTCATATACATGTAAAAGCTTTGTCGTGCCATACCAAAAAAATAAAACCAGCGATGGCCAAAAGAGAAAAAAAAGTTTCTTGACT encodes:
- a CDS encoding CreA family protein → MIDNKKKLYRSAIALLCFVSSAFAEEIGSVNTAFVLLGANHKIVIEAFDDPKVPGVSCHLSRAKTGGVKGSFGIAEDTADASIACRQTGVISLPQDIQSKKSDGERVFKESTSLLFKHMQVVRFYDAKRNTLVYLTYSDKLIDGSPKNAISTVQITNAIFEK
- a CDS encoding hemagglutinin repeat-containing protein; its protein translation is MIFHHFSSENTLHVKSSIDTSTSKQDSKDLAGTLSMTMYGGGSGMGATLGYGEGHQSSDSTTNTNSELLAKNINITTTNDASFKGATVKADDTLNVKVGGGLSVESQRDSSSSNSKGFNVSVSASLGKDKDYTANQSDYAKPEEYKAAQDALNKTAGARIGNGLGSTGASFGANTGTSQSKQTVLSSLTGENVNVEVEGNTHIKGALIAAGKTNEQGVFEDNEKLKLKTDTLTFANSSNTQFSSSNSFNVGASIGYGNAKDAKPSTTPAGNDAPKSDTQINSSSLSLSNQMGYSGSKTLATLGKGDVQVGDTENSDDLTRLNRDTTKVNKDLYSGNVGTSVTAVLDHRLLTEDGQDQIKQDVKEITKYPENAYDTMFIKEAPLYEVFKDENGEIIMLKVPDEERQNLKKSSDGKVYVANNGIFNDALAGAGYALQHKTNDGPLYLEHFPKAEYDLSELLVAGYQFFLETTMTPTNATKDSKSLMDMYGQTGLVLSAHSRGTLTETNAMYLKSKDADAVGSLSNTQVYFYGPAQNVSNADELLSYLQNRDSMTDLNAKNNSVIKYQNHTADPVGTIVGRNPSTGGTIPEGSNTLIEMVRAAMGEESTSHNTYGEANKEDIVKFWGGKILVPVSVRTYTETK
- a CDS encoding DUF4823 domain-containing protein — its product is MKHKFTSLTITIMTVLVFIGCGPLHSNVRNINGTDLDKSQLLTKESSIYLVNGGDGMKKTLFSSVYGEEVSIGSGLSAINIAFDQLKWGNPHVILENKVLSEKEALENATLNNSDYVIYSRVETWTDPLGISCSKHYMDEASVVISLYSTKEQKLLKTTRLSAKDCPSTLNGMPLSPGSPERLYEKLFSQWTRNIFVSNN
- a CDS encoding LysR family transcriptional regulator gives rise to the protein MDSSLLKIFVAVSKHQSISLAAQELYFTQSNVTLRIKQLEKKLGYPLFHRVPKGVILTYEGEKLYPYALDIVTKVEETILKMKNISEQTLLRIGTSQANAIIRLLPFIEKLSVDFPTTQIELFANGTPQVIDALLEYKVDIAFVTGDPKHKDIVVLNEFSDDLYMVESKHKVSKNCIIGYREKSTHLNFFKQYWEALGNTEYTTIILENYEVMLGCVKAGMGRAFLSKIIVDKYHYTDDLILTKLQPNECNLETHLVCRKDSVPFIGDYLKQMQLH
- a CDS encoding 3-isopropylmalate dehydratase large subunit, translating into MHAIEKLLAKKAGKTSVKAGEIINCEVDMAGINDLYLQTIRSFHEMGGVKVHDPSRVIMFLDHYAPASTIMQAQNQKQFREFCWDQGIDLLMDIDQGVCHQVLVDKGLSYPGEIVVITDSHTTTHGAFGAFGTGVGATDLAIILATGKLWFRVPEIVKINFEGKLPHGVYAKDMILHAIGALGADYAVYKAVEFSGSTLQHLSVSERMALCNMSTEMGAKTSYIQPDDITKAFLKEKMARPYEIYHTDADFVYADEISFDVTKLTPQLAAPSSVDNVYDISEFIGRHIDQAYLGSCTGGRAEDIGIAAHILKGKKVASRTRFVIVPASKGVLLESMEKGYVQTLVEAGATFVTPGCAACLGTHEGMLASGETCITTTNRNFPGRMGDTKAEIFLGSPAAVAAAALMGEIVDPTLYM
- a CDS encoding 3-isopropylmalate dehydratase, producing MQKLLTGNTFAFGNNVDTDQIYPGRFVELTDVEDVAKYAMFGADPEFTCKVKKGDFIIAGTNFGCGSSREHAAITLKAVGIGVIIAESFARIFYRNAINLGLPVLVCPNISKRVTSGSTVQIDLLSGEIFDETGKIAQAEPMSEYIMHIIENGGIKSLIKKQMETKTLVS
- a CDS encoding alpha/beta fold hydrolase; its protein translation is MAITDYFQGFERMLIDTGDVSINTLVGGEGKEVILLLHGHPENYLIWRDIAPKLAKRYTVVITDLRGYGDSSKPKGLPDHSNYSKRVMALDQVKVMEHLGFSEYHIVGHDRGARVCHRLMLDHPEKVLTCTMMDILPTYDMYERTNSEFATKYWHWFFYIQPFDFPERFLGADPDYFIRNNLLKKASPEALKNFPEDVLQDYIRCYSDPATVHGISEDYRAAASIDLEHDIVDRSTKIKTPLLVLWGANGVVGKLWDILQGWKDLAEDVNGFGIPDCGHFVPEEKPQIVLEALGAFLEQKRKNS